A single region of the Paraburkholderia megapolitana genome encodes:
- a CDS encoding GNAT family N-acetyltransferase, producing MTHAIRVIRWEELNPAQKNEVENLKISDQQIEYAGPTHRAVDACASDLTGDIQGAAIFDGHVIVGFLVLKRRSAAPSWALAGAAVISALRIDLRYQGLGLGTAALRYLPEWLLTHWTDTLSIMLSVDEENEAGRRSYAKAGWLDLGTRDKGRIGWVRYMKRDL from the coding sequence ATGACTCATGCAATCCGCGTCATCCGATGGGAGGAGTTGAACCCGGCCCAGAAAAACGAGGTTGAGAATTTGAAGATTTCCGATCAACAGATTGAATATGCCGGACCGACTCACCGAGCAGTCGACGCTTGCGCATCCGATCTGACTGGCGACATTCAGGGTGCGGCTATCTTCGACGGGCACGTCATTGTAGGTTTCCTTGTTCTGAAGAGGCGAAGTGCCGCACCCAGTTGGGCTTTAGCGGGAGCGGCAGTCATTTCAGCTCTACGTATCGACTTGCGCTACCAAGGTTTGGGACTGGGAACCGCTGCGCTCCGGTATCTGCCGGAATGGCTCCTGACCCACTGGACAGACACCTTGTCCATTATGCTTTCCGTCGACGAAGAGAATGAGGCTGGCCGCCGCTCGTATGCGAAAGCCGGCTGGTTGGATTTGGGAACCCGGGACAAAGGGAGAATCGGGTGGGTTCGTTATATGAAGCGCGACCTTTAG
- a CDS encoding ParD-like family protein → MGIVNIDDDLHDQIRKASAVSCRSINAQAAFWIKIGMLCEMSPTQSFNEIVARELRAAGVMEQAIKVASA, encoded by the coding sequence ATGGGAATAGTAAACATCGACGACGACCTCCACGACCAGATACGCAAAGCAAGCGCAGTCTCATGCCGCTCAATCAACGCGCAAGCAGCGTTCTGGATCAAGATCGGCATGCTGTGCGAGATGAGTCCAACACAGAGTTTCAACGAAATCGTGGCCCGCGAACTGCGCGCGGCGGGCGTCATGGAGCAAGCCATCAAGGTGGCTTCAGCATGA
- the map gene encoding type I methionyl aminopeptidase codes for MTKRPEEIALLAESGKLLADVFGYLDALSLIGMSTMQVNDLVDNFIVNELNARPASKGQYGYAYALNSSRNNVVCHGVPSTTEFLQSGDIVNFDITLEKNGYIADSSKTYLVGEVSPLAERLVQVTYEAMWKGIKAVRPGARLGDIGHAIERHARRNGYSVVREYCGHGIGREMHEDPQVLHWGKPQTGLALREGMVFTIEPMLNQGRHAVRTEDDGWTVVTRDGQLSAQFEHTVAVTGNGVRVLTLRAGEKMLS; via the coding sequence ATGACGAAGCGCCCAGAAGAAATCGCACTGCTGGCCGAGTCAGGCAAGTTGCTGGCGGATGTGTTCGGCTATCTGGATGCACTGAGCCTGATCGGTATGTCGACCATGCAGGTCAACGACCTGGTCGATAACTTCATCGTCAATGAACTCAACGCACGCCCCGCAAGCAAGGGGCAGTACGGGTACGCCTACGCGCTCAACTCTTCGCGCAACAACGTCGTTTGCCACGGTGTTCCCTCTACGACCGAGTTTCTGCAAAGCGGAGACATCGTCAATTTCGACATCACGTTAGAGAAAAATGGGTACATCGCCGATTCCAGCAAAACATACCTCGTTGGTGAGGTATCGCCGCTAGCCGAACGGCTCGTGCAGGTGACCTACGAAGCAATGTGGAAAGGCATCAAGGCCGTTCGTCCAGGCGCAAGACTTGGCGACATCGGACATGCCATCGAGCGGCACGCCCGGCGAAACGGCTATTCGGTCGTAAGAGAATATTGCGGGCACGGCATCGGGCGTGAGATGCACGAAGATCCCCAGGTGCTGCATTGGGGAAAGCCGCAAACCGGCCTGGCGCTGCGGGAAGGCATGGTGTTCACCATCGAACCGATGCTCAACCAGGGGCGACATGCCGTTCGAACCGAAGACGATGGCTGGACAGTCGTCACGCGCGACGGGCAACTGTCCGCGCAATTCGAGCACACCGTCGCCGTGACCGGAAACGGTGTGCGGGTTTTGACGCTGCGCGCCGGGGAAAAGATGCTGAGCTGA
- a CDS encoding M48 family metallopeptidase yields the protein MSYKRKAWLAVAGLITFIALYLALTVWFAMTGVNRLLVLGSSSGPVDFLVCACSLFLTVFLVKALFFIKKGEYAGVIELKRAEQPGLFAFLDQVADDAGAPRPHKVFVSGRVNAAVFYDLSLVNLVFPSRKNLEIGLGLVNMLNLGEFKAVCAHEFGHFAQRSMALGRWVYTTQQIAAHIVGKRDVLDGFLRRLSHFDIRVAWIGWALGLIVWALRSIVDTGFRLVMIVQRALSREMEMQADLVAVSLTGSDALIHALHRLQVADDAWERTVGFVRGEAGAGRPPRDAFAVQQAIAARLGRIYNDAAHGQRPQVPADDAAAFRVFKAELAQPPRMWATHPLNHEREENAKRTYLFAPGDERSAWTLFDDAPALREQMTGKLIGNTEHAVAEPDITLQQLDDQFTIEQLKPHYRGIYLGFPVTRYTAHAEELYAQVPADGALDVETLYPASISQDLEALRALDHEHALLRSLRDGVYTAADGVIRHRGRILKHSELQPAIDAVGAERAEVRARLAAVLKHVRSLHQAYAGQLSPQWHAYLKGLLHVLHYAHHAEAELRDTQASLARCWQRVTATGSINSRGVKDVLAGAESLQRALSNVFRVSGAVQPGERVLAELGQESWSAMLGELGLGNPVRKNLNDWLRFVDSWVNHAAGCLSRLGRTTLGELLRTEASIAAGTRGEPLPDAPSSVPAAPPTYDTLVIDTERSQRVENPDFWERFRSANGFFPGLARAVVAIGIVGAVLVFGWSMDESTVVVYNPLARPVVATVDGHRLALAPNAHASVDVHAGRDIAVSTRTQDGDAIEAFRVPVDRIDKHLVYTVASAAPLRQWTATYGAGSAEPARLVPPQRWQSTFADVLFAAPPVSIQSKAGGGIRTVLDSGDGMTPAVLVGQFKDKSAVAPMLLSHVRFDAPDSTYLSDWLSLASGTPGFDEAFAARRARFPIDVVAMRFEQDATKGTAAHDAVCARQRAQADQAPDQPDLAYLVTRCMPDGPAQDAAFEAGRRRWPNSAWYANAAGWNASLHGRYSEALADYELALAGSPALREAAAIESLRMARLVDPQAAKSRQTLLAQQSPSVRDALMFEPGDTPPAGAYQPIVLLANGKLDDAVSASDGSPAHAHVLRLAAASYGASAELRARAQNLAADEGIDQDTAILALAMGAPASTPAIQSLQKILATGYDIPDFPARMNRFLTLARRGDVAAAEHVLDGLPVALRAQALVAGIYVMGDRAPAEWRTFAQRALFASERPYLG from the coding sequence GTGTCGTATAAGCGCAAGGCCTGGCTCGCGGTAGCCGGGCTGATTACATTCATAGCGCTGTACCTCGCGTTGACCGTCTGGTTTGCCATGACGGGCGTCAATCGGCTGCTGGTACTCGGCTCGAGTTCGGGCCCGGTCGACTTCCTTGTCTGCGCGTGCAGCCTGTTTCTAACGGTGTTCCTGGTGAAGGCACTTTTCTTCATCAAGAAGGGCGAGTACGCCGGCGTGATCGAGCTTAAACGCGCAGAGCAACCGGGCCTGTTCGCCTTCCTCGACCAGGTGGCGGACGATGCCGGCGCGCCACGGCCGCACAAGGTGTTCGTGAGCGGTCGCGTCAATGCGGCGGTGTTCTACGATCTGTCGCTCGTCAACCTGGTGTTTCCTTCGCGCAAGAATCTGGAGATCGGTCTGGGTCTCGTGAACATGCTCAACCTGGGCGAGTTCAAGGCGGTCTGCGCGCATGAGTTCGGGCACTTCGCGCAACGCTCCATGGCACTCGGACGGTGGGTGTACACCACGCAGCAGATCGCGGCGCATATTGTCGGCAAACGCGATGTGCTGGATGGCTTCCTGCGACGCCTGTCGCACTTCGATATTCGCGTGGCGTGGATTGGCTGGGCGCTGGGCCTCATCGTGTGGGCGCTGCGCTCGATCGTGGATACCGGGTTCCGGCTGGTGATGATCGTTCAGCGGGCACTCTCGCGAGAGATGGAAATGCAGGCCGACCTGGTCGCTGTGTCGCTCACCGGCAGCGATGCGCTGATCCACGCACTACACCGGTTGCAGGTAGCCGACGACGCCTGGGAACGTACCGTGGGTTTCGTACGTGGCGAAGCCGGCGCCGGGCGCCCTCCACGCGACGCCTTTGCCGTGCAACAGGCCATCGCAGCACGCCTCGGACGGATCTATAACGACGCTGCTCACGGCCAACGGCCGCAGGTGCCCGCCGACGATGCCGCTGCATTTCGCGTCTTCAAGGCAGAGCTTGCGCAACCGCCGCGCATGTGGGCAACCCATCCGCTGAACCACGAGCGTGAAGAAAACGCCAAGCGCACCTATCTGTTTGCGCCGGGCGACGAGCGCAGCGCCTGGACCCTCTTCGACGACGCGCCGGCCTTGCGCGAACAGATGACCGGGAAGCTGATCGGCAACACCGAGCACGCTGTGGCTGAGCCGGACATCACACTGCAACAGCTTGACGATCAATTCACCATCGAGCAGCTCAAGCCGCATTATCGCGGCATCTATCTGGGCTTTCCGGTTACGCGTTACACCGCTCACGCCGAGGAGCTTTACGCCCAGGTGCCGGCAGACGGCGCACTCGATGTCGAAACGCTGTATCCGGCGTCGATCAGTCAGGATCTCGAGGCGTTGCGCGCGCTCGATCACGAGCATGCGCTGCTGCGCTCGCTGCGAGACGGCGTGTACACCGCCGCCGATGGCGTGATCCGTCACCGCGGACGCATCCTCAAGCACAGCGAGCTGCAGCCCGCCATCGACGCGGTGGGCGCCGAACGCGCCGAGGTGCGCGCGCGTCTGGCGGCCGTGCTCAAACATGTGCGCAGTCTGCATCAGGCGTACGCGGGACAACTGTCACCGCAATGGCATGCCTATCTGAAAGGGCTGTTGCACGTACTGCACTATGCACATCACGCCGAAGCCGAGCTGCGCGATACGCAAGCCTCACTCGCACGCTGCTGGCAGCGCGTGACCGCAACCGGATCGATCAATTCGCGCGGTGTGAAAGACGTCCTCGCCGGTGCGGAAAGCCTCCAGCGTGCGCTGAGCAACGTGTTCCGCGTGTCGGGCGCGGTACAGCCCGGTGAACGCGTTCTGGCTGAACTCGGTCAGGAAAGCTGGTCTGCCATGTTGGGCGAACTGGGCCTCGGCAACCCGGTGCGCAAGAACCTCAACGACTGGCTGCGCTTCGTGGATAGCTGGGTCAATCACGCGGCGGGCTGTCTGTCGAGACTCGGTCGCACCACGCTGGGCGAGTTGCTGCGTACCGAGGCGAGCATCGCGGCAGGTACCCGTGGCGAACCACTGCCGGACGCACCCTCTTCCGTGCCTGCGGCTCCCCCCACTTACGACACGCTCGTCATCGACACCGAGCGCTCCCAACGTGTCGAGAACCCCGATTTCTGGGAGCGATTCCGTTCGGCCAATGGGTTCTTCCCGGGGTTGGCCCGCGCTGTCGTGGCGATTGGTATCGTCGGCGCGGTGCTGGTATTCGGCTGGTCGATGGATGAGTCCACGGTGGTGGTCTACAACCCGTTGGCGCGACCCGTGGTAGCTACTGTGGACGGCCACCGCCTCGCACTTGCACCCAATGCACATGCCAGCGTCGATGTTCATGCCGGCCGCGACATTGCGGTGTCGACACGAACCCAGGACGGCGATGCGATTGAAGCATTCCGCGTACCGGTCGACCGTATCGACAAGCATCTGGTCTACACGGTGGCAAGCGCCGCGCCTCTGCGTCAATGGACGGCGACCTACGGCGCAGGCAGCGCAGAACCCGCGCGTCTGGTGCCGCCACAGCGCTGGCAGTCGACCTTCGCAGACGTACTGTTTGCCGCGCCGCCCGTCAGCATCCAGAGCAAAGCCGGAGGAGGCATCCGCACCGTACTCGACAGCGGCGATGGGATGACACCCGCCGTGCTCGTCGGGCAGTTCAAGGACAAGTCCGCGGTGGCGCCAATGCTGCTATCGCACGTTCGCTTCGATGCGCCCGACAGCACATACCTGAGCGACTGGCTGAGCCTCGCGAGCGGCACTCCTGGCTTCGACGAGGCCTTCGCGGCTCGCCGTGCGCGCTTCCCGATCGACGTGGTGGCCATGCGGTTTGAGCAGGACGCGACTAAAGGCACAGCTGCACACGATGCCGTGTGTGCGCGGCAGCGGGCGCAAGCCGATCAGGCACCCGACCAGCCGGACCTCGCCTACCTCGTCACGCGCTGCATGCCGGATGGCCCCGCTCAGGACGCCGCGTTCGAAGCCGGGCGTCGACGCTGGCCCAACTCGGCGTGGTATGCCAATGCTGCCGGCTGGAACGCCAGCTTGCACGGGCGTTACAGCGAGGCACTGGCCGACTATGAGCTGGCACTGGCTGGGAGCCCGGCGCTGCGCGAGGCCGCGGCTATCGAATCGTTGCGCATGGCGCGGCTCGTCGATCCGCAAGCCGCGAAATCCCGACAGACATTGCTGGCTCAGCAATCTCCCTCAGTACGCGATGCGCTGATGTTCGAGCCTGGCGATACGCCGCCAGCCGGTGCGTATCAGCCGATCGTTCTGCTCGCCAACGGCAAGCTCGACGATGCGGTGTCGGCATCCGATGGCTCGCCCGCTCATGCACATGTGCTGCGATTGGCGGCGGCTTCATACGGTGCTTCGGCTGAGCTACGCGCGCGCGCACAAAACCTGGCTGCGGACGAAGGCATCGACCAGGACACAGCGATATTGGCGCTTGCCATGGGAGCGCCAGCCAGTACGCCTGCCATCCAGTCGCTCCAGAAGATTCTTGCTACGGGATACGACATCCCGGATTTTCCGGCGCGGATGAATCGCTTCCTCACTCTGGCGCGGCGCGGCGATGTGGCGGCGGCGGAGCATGTTCTGGATGGTCTGCCTGTGGCACTGCGTGCGCAGGCATTGGTAGCAGGGATCTATGTGATGGGGGATCGCGCCCCCGCAGAATGGCGCACCTTTGCGCAACGTGCGTTGTTTGCGTCGGAACGGCCGTATCTGGGGTAG
- a CDS encoding Rid family hydrolase, whose translation MDQIGHILGSKGYTLGDVVAVQAIFVGDPANNGKPDYEGFSSVYLEYFGSKTQPNIPTRTRSQVVGLVEPGWLVEITVTAAKTV comes from the coding sequence TTGGATCAGATTGGCCATATCCTTGGCAGTAAAGGCTATACGTTGGGCGATGTCGTTGCCGTGCAGGCAATCTTTGTGGGTGATCCGGCGAACAACGGCAAACCCGATTACGAAGGTTTTTCGAGTGTCTATCTGGAGTATTTTGGTTCGAAAACACAACCGAACATCCCTACTCGCACTCGCTCCCAGGTCGTCGGGCTGGTCGAACCAGGGTGGCTCGTTGAAATAACGGTAACCGCGGCAAAAACAGTATAA
- a CDS encoding peroxiredoxin yields the protein MKRKGWPAVAAGLICAGFALHSMVASATLKPGDQAPDFTTQASLGGKTYTYALADALKKGPVVLYFYPAAFTKGCTIEAHEFAEAVDEYKQYGATVIGVSHDNIDTLTKFSVSECRSKFPVAADEDSKVINAYDAGMPMHAAMANRVSYVIAPDGKILYEYTSLSPDKHVENTLNAVKAWAAAHKQQ from the coding sequence ATGAAGCGAAAAGGGTGGCCGGCAGTGGCCGCAGGTCTGATATGCGCGGGGTTTGCCCTGCATTCGATGGTCGCGTCGGCGACGCTCAAACCCGGCGATCAGGCGCCCGATTTCACCACCCAGGCTTCGCTGGGCGGCAAGACCTACACGTACGCACTGGCCGATGCGCTGAAGAAGGGTCCGGTGGTGCTGTACTTCTATCCGGCCGCGTTCACGAAAGGCTGCACGATCGAGGCGCACGAGTTTGCCGAAGCCGTCGATGAATACAAGCAGTACGGCGCGACGGTGATCGGCGTGTCGCATGACAACATCGATACGCTGACGAAGTTCTCGGTCAGCGAGTGCCGCAGCAAGTTCCCGGTCGCCGCCGATGAAGATTCGAAGGTCATCAATGCCTACGACGCTGGCATGCCGATGCATGCCGCGATGGCGAACCGGGTGTCGTATGTGATCGCACCCGACGGCAAGATTCTCTACGAATACACGAGCCTGTCGCCCGACAAGCACGTGGAGAACACGCTGAACGCCGTCAAGGCGTGGGCGGCCGCGCACAAGCAGCAGTAA
- a CDS encoding efflux RND transporter permease subunit has translation MNLSRPFIQRPVATTLLAIGIALAGMFAFVKLPVAPLPQVDFPTISVQASLPGASPETVATSVASPLERHLGSIADVTEMTSSSSVGSARITLQFGLNRDIDGAARDVQAAINAARADLPASLRSNPTYHKVNPADAPILILALTSNTLPAGQLYDSAATVLQQSLSQVDGIGEVDVAGSASPAVRVELEPQALFHYGIGLEDVRAALASANANSPKGSIEFGPNRVQIYTNDQASKAIQYKDLVIAYRNGAAVKLSDVSEVVDSVEDLRNLGLTNGKRSVLVILYRQPGANIIETIDRVIAMLPQLKASLPADVEVLPTADRSTTIRASLRDTERTLIIAVALVVMVVFLFLRNWRATLIPSVAVPISIIGTFAAMYLLGFSIDNLSLMALTIATGFVVDDAIVVLENISRHIENGVPRMKAAFLGAREVGFTVLSISVSLVAVFLPILLMGGIVGRLFREFALTLSLAIGVSLIVSLTLTPMMCSRLLREPRDQQKEGRFGQWLERGFTRMQHGYERTLNWSLRHPLLILFILLVTILLNIALYVIVPKGFFPQQDTGRLIGGIQADQSTSFQAMKIKFSEMMSIVQKNPAVDSVVGFTGGRQTNSGFMFVVLKPESKRKLSADEVIAQLRVPLSDVAGARTFLQAVQDIRVGGRQSNAQYQFTLLSDTTEDLYKWGPLLTEALQSRPELADVNSDQQQGGLESMVTIDRSTAARLGIKPAQIDNTLYDAFGQRQVSTIYNPLNQYHVVMEVAPKYWQSPDMLNQIWISTSGGSASGAQTTNAAAGTVIGPTTGTTRTAIGGTGGTTVTSAASIAADSARNQAINSIAASGKSSASSGAAVSTSKETMIPLSAIASFGPGNTPLAVNHQSQFVASTISFNLPPGKSLSDATQAIYDTMAQIGMPATIHGSFQGTAQAFQQSMSDQPILILAALAAVYIVLGVLYESYIHPLTILSTLPSAGVGALLALLLFKTEFSIIALIGVILLIGIVKKNAIMMVDFAIEASRHGLSSRDAIREACLLRFRPIMMTTCAALLGALPLAFGHGEGAELRAPLGISIVGGLIVSQLLTLYTTPVVYLYMDRIRVRWENRGARRAAQSA, from the coding sequence TTGAACCTCTCGCGCCCGTTCATCCAGCGCCCGGTCGCCACCACGCTGCTGGCGATCGGCATCGCGCTCGCCGGCATGTTCGCGTTTGTCAAGCTGCCGGTCGCCCCGCTGCCGCAGGTCGACTTCCCGACCATCTCGGTGCAGGCAAGCCTGCCGGGCGCGAGTCCGGAAACTGTCGCCACCAGCGTTGCGAGTCCACTCGAGCGACATCTCGGCTCGATCGCCGACGTCACCGAAATGACGTCGAGCAGTTCGGTCGGCAGCGCGCGCATTACGTTGCAGTTTGGTTTGAACCGCGACATCGACGGTGCCGCGCGCGATGTGCAGGCGGCCATCAATGCGGCACGTGCCGACCTGCCCGCGAGCCTGCGCAGCAACCCGACGTATCACAAGGTCAACCCGGCAGACGCGCCGATCCTGATTCTCGCGCTGACTTCGAACACGCTGCCGGCCGGCCAGTTGTACGATTCCGCGGCAACCGTGCTGCAGCAGTCGCTGTCGCAGGTGGATGGGATCGGCGAAGTCGACGTCGCCGGCTCGGCGAGTCCGGCCGTGCGTGTTGAACTCGAACCGCAAGCGTTGTTTCACTACGGCATCGGCCTAGAGGATGTGCGCGCCGCGCTCGCATCGGCGAACGCGAACAGCCCGAAGGGTTCGATCGAGTTCGGGCCGAACCGCGTGCAGATCTATACCAACGACCAGGCGTCGAAGGCCATCCAGTACAAGGACCTCGTCATTGCCTATCGCAATGGTGCCGCGGTGAAGCTGTCGGACGTCTCGGAAGTGGTCGATTCTGTGGAAGACCTGCGCAACCTGGGGCTCACGAACGGCAAGCGCTCGGTGCTCGTCATCCTGTATCGCCAGCCGGGCGCGAACATCATCGAGACGATCGATCGCGTCATTGCAATGCTGCCTCAGTTGAAGGCATCGCTGCCGGCCGACGTCGAGGTACTTCCCACCGCCGACCGCTCCACCACGATCCGCGCATCGCTGAGAGACACCGAGCGCACGCTGATCATCGCGGTCGCGCTCGTCGTGATGGTCGTGTTCCTGTTCCTGCGCAACTGGCGCGCCACGCTGATTCCGAGCGTCGCCGTGCCGATCTCGATCATCGGCACGTTTGCGGCGATGTATCTGCTCGGCTTCTCGATCGACAATCTATCGTTGATGGCGTTGACCATCGCGACCGGCTTCGTCGTCGACGATGCTATTGTTGTGCTCGAAAATATCTCACGGCACATCGAGAACGGTGTGCCGCGCATGAAGGCCGCCTTTCTTGGCGCGCGCGAAGTCGGCTTCACAGTGCTGTCGATCAGCGTGTCGCTCGTCGCGGTGTTTTTGCCTATCTTGCTGATGGGCGGGATCGTCGGGCGGTTGTTTCGCGAATTCGCACTGACGCTGTCGCTTGCGATCGGCGTGTCGCTGATCGTGTCGCTGACGCTTACGCCGATGATGTGCTCGCGGCTACTGCGCGAACCACGCGACCAGCAGAAAGAAGGTCGCTTCGGCCAGTGGCTCGAACGCGGTTTCACGCGCATGCAGCACGGCTACGAACGCACGCTCAACTGGTCGCTGCGCCATCCGCTGCTGATCCTGTTCATCCTGCTCGTGACAATCCTGCTGAACATCGCGCTGTATGTGATCGTGCCGAAGGGGTTCTTCCCGCAGCAGGATACCGGGCGGTTGATCGGCGGCATTCAGGCCGACCAGAGCACATCGTTCCAGGCGATGAAAATCAAATTCTCCGAGATGATGTCGATCGTGCAAAAGAACCCGGCTGTCGACAGTGTGGTCGGTTTCACCGGCGGCCGGCAGACCAACTCGGGCTTCATGTTCGTCGTCCTCAAGCCGGAGAGCAAACGCAAGCTCTCCGCCGATGAAGTGATCGCGCAACTGCGCGTACCGCTCTCCGACGTGGCCGGTGCCCGCACCTTCCTGCAGGCGGTGCAGGACATTCGCGTGGGCGGCCGGCAATCGAATGCGCAGTACCAGTTCACGCTGCTGTCCGATACCACCGAAGATCTCTACAAGTGGGGGCCACTCCTCACCGAAGCACTGCAGAGCCGCCCCGAACTCGCGGACGTGAACTCCGACCAGCAGCAAGGCGGGCTTGAATCGATGGTGACGATCGATCGATCGACCGCCGCGCGGCTCGGCATCAAGCCGGCGCAGATCGACAACACGCTCTATGACGCGTTCGGTCAGCGCCAGGTGTCGACGATCTACAACCCGCTAAACCAGTATCACGTCGTGATGGAAGTCGCGCCGAAGTACTGGCAGAGCCCCGACATGCTCAACCAGATCTGGATCAGCACGTCGGGTGGCAGCGCGAGCGGCGCGCAAACGACCAACGCGGCGGCGGGCACGGTAATCGGACCCACCACTGGCACGACTCGCACCGCGATTGGCGGCACCGGTGGCACGACCGTGACGAGCGCAGCCAGCATCGCCGCAGACTCCGCGCGCAACCAGGCGATCAACTCGATTGCGGCGAGCGGCAAGTCGAGCGCATCGTCGGGGGCCGCGGTGTCGACGTCGAAGGAAACGATGATTCCGCTATCGGCAATCGCGAGCTTCGGTCCGGGCAATACGCCGCTTGCCGTGAACCACCAGAGCCAGTTCGTCGCCTCGACGATCTCGTTCAATCTGCCGCCGGGCAAGTCGCTGTCGGATGCAACCCAGGCCATCTACGACACGATGGCGCAGATCGGCATGCCCGCGACGATCCACGGCAGCTTCCAGGGCACCGCACAGGCGTTCCAGCAATCGATGTCGGACCAGCCGATCCTGATCCTCGCCGCCCTCGCGGCGGTGTATATCGTGCTCGGCGTGCTGTACGAGAGCTACATCCATCCGCTGACCATCCTGTCGACGTTGCCGTCGGCGGGGGTCGGCGCACTGCTTGCGCTGCTGCTCTTCAAGACCGAGTTCAGCATCATTGCGTTGATCGGCGTGATCCTGCTGATCGGTATCGTGAAGAAGAACGCGATCATGATGGTCGACTTTGCGATCGAAGCGTCACGACACGGCCTGTCGTCGCGTGACGCGATCCGCGAGGCGTGTCTGCTGCGCTTCCGGCCGATCATGATGACGACCTGCGCCGCACTGCTCGGCGCACTGCCGCTCGCGTTCGGACACGGCGAAGGCGCGGAGCTGCGGGCGCCGCTGGGGATTTCGATTGTCGGTGGCTTGATCGTGAGCCAGTTGCTGACGCTCTATACGACGCCGGTCGTGTATCTCTACATGGACCGGATTCGCGTGCGGTGGGAGAACCGCGGTGCGCGACGCGCCGCGCAATCGGCGTAA